GTTCGGCGAGATGCGCACCGCCGCGCAGCTGGCCAAGGCCGTCGCTGGAGACGCGACCGCATTCAGTGCCGTCAGCGCGTTGCGGGCCGCGACCCTGGGCGGTGCGAGGGCGATGGGGCTGGAGGACAGCATCGGCTCGATAGAGGTGGGCAAACGTGCCGACCTGGCGTGCGTGGATCTGCAGCAGATCGAAACCCAGCCGCTGCACGACGTCGTCTCCCAGGTGGTGTATGCCACCGGCCGCCATCAGGTCACCGATGTCTGGATCGACGGCAAGACGCGCATGCAGCAGCGCGAACTGGTCGGCATGGATTGCCAGGCACTGATTGCCAACGCGCGCCAATGGCGCACCCGGATCGCCGCGATCCAAGCTTGAACACCCGGAGTTCCACCCGATGAGCACCACCGACAGCGTGCGCGATGACAACTTCAGCCAGGCCGAGCTGGACAAGTTCGGCGCCCTGGCCAGCCGCTGGTGGGATCCGCAGGGCCCGCAAAAAGCCCTGCACGCGCTCAATCCGCCGCGCCTGGCCTATGTGGCCAAGAGGGCGGCGCTGGCGGGGAAGCAGGTGCTGGACATTGGTTGTGGCGGCGGTTTGCTGAGCGAGGCCCTGGCAGGCGAGGGCGCACACGTCACCGCCATCGACCTGGCGCCGGAGCTGATCAAGGTCGCCCGCCTGCATGCCCTGGAAAGTGGCGCGGATGTGACCTATCGCCTGCAGTCGGCCGAGTCGCTGGCCGCCGAACTGCCTGGCCGTTTCGACGTGGTCACCTGCATGGAGATGCTCGAGCACGTGCCCGATCCAGGCGCGGTCATCGACGCCTGCGCGACCCTGCTCAAGCCCGGCGGCCAGCTGTTCCTTTCCACGCTCAACCGCACGCCGGCCGCGTTCGCGCTGGCGATCGTGGGCGCGGAGTATGTCGCCGGCGTGTTGCCCAAGGGAACCCATCGATACCGCGACTTCATCAAGCCCTCCGAGCTGGGCAGCTGGCTGCGCGCCGCCGGCCTGCAGCTGGAGGACGTCAGTGGCCTGATGTACGAGCCCTGGCGCAACGCCGCCCGCGTGACCAGTCGCACCGAGGTCAACTATCTGGCGGCAGCGCGCAAGGCGGCTTGAACGTGTTGTTCCCCAAGGTGGTCCTGTTCGACCTCGACGGTACCTTGCTGGACAGCGCGCCGGACATGCTGGCGACGATCAACGGCATGCGCGCGGCGCGCGGACATCAAGCGATGACGCTCGCCGAACTGCGTCCGCACGTTTCCAAGGGCGCCCGCGCCATGGCCGCAGCGGCGTTTCCAGAGGTTGATGCGGACGAACGGGAGAGCTGGATCCCGGAGTTCCTGAGTCGGTACGAGCAGGAGCTGGGACTGCATGGCGCTCCGTTCGACGGCATCGAGGCGGTGCTGGGAACGCTGGAGTCGGCCGGCACGGTCTGGGGCATCGTGACCAACAAACCCGAGTACCTGGCGCAACGACTGATTCCCATGCTCGGCTGGCAGGAGCGCTGCGCGGTGCTGATCGGCGGCGACACCCTGGCT
The genomic region above belongs to Lysobacter avium and contains:
- the ubiG gene encoding bifunctional 2-polyprenyl-6-hydroxyphenol methylase/3-demethylubiquinol 3-O-methyltransferase UbiG; protein product: MSTTDSVRDDNFSQAELDKFGALASRWWDPQGPQKALHALNPPRLAYVAKRAALAGKQVLDIGCGGGLLSEALAGEGAHVTAIDLAPELIKVARLHALESGADVTYRLQSAESLAAELPGRFDVVTCMEMLEHVPDPGAVIDACATLLKPGGQLFLSTLNRTPAAFALAIVGAEYVAGVLPKGTHRYRDFIKPSELGSWLRAAGLQLEDVSGLMYEPWRNAARVTSRTEVNYLAAARKAA
- a CDS encoding phosphoglycolate phosphatase; this encodes MLFPKVVLFDLDGTLLDSAPDMLATINGMRAARGHQAMTLAELRPHVSKGARAMAAAAFPEVDADERESWIPEFLSRYEQELGLHGAPFDGIEAVLGTLESAGTVWGIVTNKPEYLAQRLIPMLGWQERCAVLIGGDTLATRKPDPLPLVVAAERIGVPAESCIYVGDDERDIIAARAAGMPSVVALWGYRLDGDDPAGWGGDVLLRDPHSLADPSSWPAIR